In one Nocardia tengchongensis genomic region, the following are encoded:
- a CDS encoding MarR family winged helix-turn-helix transcriptional regulator, whose protein sequence is MLTEAADLYHSIGRLLRLLRHAGDIGALSSGAASALATVARSGPLRLGDLANIERVSAPTMSRIVTGLEKGGYLTRDADPEDGRAQLLTATAAAHDLVTGLTSARIQRFAAALETLTPAQRASVGSGLDTLIEALDQ, encoded by the coding sequence TTGCTCACCGAGGCCGCCGACCTGTACCACTCCATCGGCCGCCTGCTGCGCCTGTTGCGTCACGCCGGCGACATCGGGGCGCTGAGTTCCGGCGCGGCCTCCGCCCTGGCGACGGTGGCCCGCTCGGGCCCCCTGCGCCTGGGCGATCTGGCCAATATCGAACGGGTCAGCGCCCCCACCATGTCCCGCATAGTGACGGGCCTGGAAAAGGGCGGCTACCTGACTCGCGACGCCGATCCCGAGGACGGCCGGGCCCAGCTCCTCACCGCCACCGCGGCGGCCCACGACCTGGTCACCGGCCTCACCTCGGCGCGAATCCAACGATTCGCGGCCGCCCTGGAAACCCTTACTCCCGCCCAGCGCGCATCGGTCGGCTCGGGCCTCGACACCCTCATCGAGGCCCTGGACCAGTAG